A window of Paraburkholderia bryophila contains these coding sequences:
- a CDS encoding AMP-binding protein, which yields MEPSAHIDTFARDNLPPQDQWPVFLLDNPDVAYPARLNCATELLDRSIEAGHADHPAIWSEVDGKPHATTYGELLALVNRSAHVLVDEMGLQPGNRVLLRGPNTLHMAVTALAALKAGLVVVPTMPLLRAKELKQIIEKAQVGAALCDARLTQELARCTDPQDEFYCAGLKQTRLFHDDAADSLDTLAVNKPDDFTACDTAADDVCLIAFTSGTTGAPKGCMHFHRDVVAMCDLFPRHVLKPTSSDIFCGTPPLAFTFGLGGLLCFPLRVGASTVLIEKLTPETLLQTVERFHATVMFTAPTFYRQMAPLVAHHDISTLKKTVSAGEALPDSTRRLWHDATGIEMIDGIGGTELIHIFISAQGDTIRPHAIGRAVPGYVVQAVDDDMQPVAPGTIGKLAVRGPTGCRYLADDRQQKFVRDGWNLPGDSVYLDEDGYVFYQARADDMIVSAGYNISGPEVESVLLQHEAVAECGVIGVPDETRGQIVKAFVVLNSGYEPDDKLVALLQDFVKNSVAPYKYPRVISFVGALPRTETGKLKRFELRSMA from the coding sequence ATGGAACCGTCAGCACACATCGACACCTTCGCGCGCGACAATCTTCCGCCGCAGGATCAATGGCCTGTCTTTCTGCTGGACAACCCGGACGTGGCCTACCCCGCGCGGCTGAACTGCGCGACCGAGTTGCTCGACCGAAGCATCGAAGCGGGCCATGCCGACCATCCGGCAATCTGGTCGGAGGTGGACGGCAAGCCGCACGCCACGACGTACGGCGAATTGCTGGCGCTGGTGAATCGCAGCGCACACGTGCTGGTCGATGAAATGGGTTTGCAGCCCGGCAACCGGGTGCTGCTACGCGGCCCCAACACGTTGCATATGGCGGTCACCGCGCTCGCGGCGCTGAAGGCCGGGCTGGTCGTGGTGCCGACCATGCCGCTGCTGCGTGCCAAGGAACTGAAGCAGATCATCGAGAAAGCGCAGGTCGGCGCGGCGTTGTGCGACGCGCGCCTCACCCAGGAACTGGCGCGCTGCACCGATCCGCAGGACGAGTTCTACTGCGCAGGACTGAAGCAAACGCGCCTCTTTCACGACGACGCCGCCGATTCGCTCGACACGCTGGCGGTCAACAAGCCCGACGATTTCACCGCCTGCGATACCGCCGCCGACGACGTCTGCCTGATCGCCTTCACCAGCGGCACGACTGGCGCGCCGAAGGGCTGCATGCACTTTCATCGCGACGTCGTGGCCATGTGCGATCTGTTTCCGCGTCATGTGCTCAAGCCGACGTCGAGCGATATCTTCTGCGGCACGCCGCCGCTGGCGTTCACATTCGGGCTCGGCGGGCTGTTGTGCTTTCCGCTGCGCGTGGGTGCATCCACGGTGCTGATCGAGAAGCTGACGCCGGAAACGCTGCTGCAAACCGTCGAACGTTTTCATGCGACCGTGATGTTCACCGCGCCGACGTTCTATCGGCAGATGGCGCCGCTCGTCGCGCATCACGACATTTCAACGCTCAAGAAAACCGTGTCGGCGGGTGAGGCCTTGCCCGATTCGACGCGGCGCCTGTGGCACGACGCGACCGGCATCGAGATGATCGACGGCATTGGCGGCACCGAACTGATCCACATTTTCATTTCCGCGCAGGGCGACACGATCCGCCCGCATGCGATCGGCCGCGCGGTGCCGGGTTACGTCGTGCAAGCCGTCGACGACGACATGCAGCCGGTCGCGCCCGGCACGATCGGCAAACTCGCGGTGCGCGGCCCGACCGGCTGCCGCTATCTCGCCGACGACCGGCAACAGAAGTTCGTGCGCGACGGCTGGAATCTGCCGGGCGATTCGGTCTATCTCGACGAAGACGGCTACGTGTTCTACCAGGCGCGCGCCGACGACATGATCGTCTCCGCCGGTTACAACATCTCCGGTCCTGAAGTGGAGAGCGTGCTGTTGCAACACGAAGCCGTGGCGGAATGCGGCGTGATCGGCGTGCCCGATGAAACGCGCGGGCAGATCGTCAAGGCGTTCGTGGTGCTCAATTCCGGCTATGAGCCGGACGACAAGCTGGTCGCTCTGTTACAGGATTTCGTGAAAAACAGCGTGGCGCCGTATAAATATCCGCGCGTGATCAGTTTCGTCGGCGCGCTGCCGCGCACCGAAACCGGCAAGCTCAAACGCTTCGAGTTGCGCTCGATGGCCTAA
- a CDS encoding acyl-CoA thioesterase — protein MNASFERPVRIRFSHCDPAGIVFFPQYLVMTNALVEDWFNEGLHVDYAQMISQRRVGLPIVKLDCEFSRPSQMGETITLTLNVAAIGQRSISIEIVGHCNGETRFRAKQVLVTTSLDRGVSIDIPPDIASALAAFAPQPDSIEAHRS, from the coding sequence ATGAACGCGTCCTTCGAAAGGCCCGTGCGTATCCGCTTCTCGCACTGCGACCCGGCGGGCATCGTGTTCTTTCCGCAGTACCTGGTGATGACCAACGCGCTGGTCGAGGACTGGTTCAACGAAGGCTTGCACGTCGACTACGCGCAGATGATCAGTCAGCGGCGCGTCGGTCTGCCCATCGTCAAACTCGACTGCGAGTTTTCGCGGCCGAGCCAGATGGGCGAAACAATCACGCTCACGCTGAACGTCGCGGCAATCGGCCAGCGTTCGATCTCCATCGAGATTGTCGGCCATTGCAACGGTGAAACCCGTTTCCGCGCGAAACAGGTGCTGGTGACGACCTCGCTCGACCGCGGCGTCTCTATCGACATTCCCCCGGACATCGCGAGCGCGCTCGCGGCGTTCGCCCCTCAGCCCGACTCCATCGAGGCGCATCGCTCATGA
- a CDS encoding DHA2 family efflux MFS transporter permease subunit, which produces MTHSLHGRQRWLALIVLCLGVLMIVLDTTIVNVALPSIAADLGFTETSLVWVVNAYMLTFGGCLLLGGRLGDLYGHRKLFLGGITLFTLASLACGLANSQGLLVCARAVQGLGGAIVSAVSLSLIMNLFTEPGERAKAMGVYGFVCAGGGSIGVLLGGLLTNLLSWHWIFLVNLPIGIAVYALCVALLPSARGHAHGERLDVAGAVSVTASLMLAVYAVVNGNEAGWTSLQTLGLLFAALALLAVFLVIEARVQHPLMPLGLFRLRNVATANVVGVLWAAAMFAWFFISALYLQRVLGYRPLQVGLAFLPANLIMAFFSLGLSARVVMRFGLRIPLAVGLLVAACGLALFARAPVGGSFVVDVMPGMILLGFGAGIAFNPMLLAAMSDVDPSDSGLASGIVNTSFMMGGALGLAVLASLAAARSDAMQASQGAVAALNSGYHLAFLFGAIFAASAGVLGGLLLRPGQQAAANATPGHDAAPSAHSSVPESKAAAQNS; this is translated from the coding sequence ATGACCCATTCCCTCCACGGCAGGCAACGCTGGCTGGCGCTGATCGTTCTGTGCCTCGGCGTGCTGATGATCGTACTCGACACGACGATCGTGAACGTCGCGTTGCCGTCCATCGCGGCGGATCTCGGCTTTACCGAAACGTCGCTCGTCTGGGTGGTCAATGCGTACATGCTGACCTTCGGCGGTTGCCTGCTGCTCGGCGGGCGGCTCGGCGATCTATACGGCCATCGCAAGCTGTTTCTCGGCGGCATTACGCTGTTCACGCTGGCGTCGCTCGCTTGCGGCCTGGCGAACTCGCAGGGGCTGCTGGTCTGCGCGCGTGCCGTGCAGGGTTTGGGTGGCGCGATCGTGTCGGCGGTGTCGCTGTCGCTCATCATGAATCTGTTCACCGAACCCGGCGAGCGCGCCAAAGCCATGGGCGTGTACGGCTTCGTGTGCGCGGGCGGCGGCAGTATCGGCGTGTTGCTCGGCGGACTGCTGACCAATCTGCTGAGTTGGCACTGGATCTTTCTCGTCAATCTGCCGATCGGCATTGCCGTTTACGCGCTGTGCGTCGCGTTGCTGCCGTCCGCGCGCGGTCATGCTCACGGCGAACGGCTCGACGTGGCGGGCGCCGTGTCTGTTACGGCGTCGCTAATGCTCGCCGTCTATGCCGTGGTGAACGGCAACGAGGCCGGCTGGACCTCCCTGCAGACGCTCGGGTTGCTGTTCGCGGCGCTGGCGTTGCTCGCCGTGTTCCTCGTGATTGAGGCGCGAGTCCAGCATCCGTTGATGCCGCTCGGACTGTTCCGCTTGCGCAATGTCGCGACCGCGAACGTTGTCGGCGTGTTGTGGGCTGCCGCGATGTTCGCGTGGTTCTTCATCTCGGCGCTGTATCTGCAACGTGTGCTCGGCTATCGGCCGTTGCAGGTCGGGCTCGCCTTTCTGCCCGCCAATCTGATCATGGCCTTCTTTTCGCTGGGCCTGTCGGCGCGGGTGGTGATGCGCTTCGGTCTGCGTATTCCGCTAGCCGTCGGCCTGCTGGTCGCCGCGTGCGGCCTTGCGTTGTTCGCGCGCGCGCCGGTGGGCGGCAGTTTCGTAGTCGACGTGATGCCGGGCATGATCCTGCTCGGCTTCGGCGCCGGCATCGCGTTCAATCCCATGCTGCTCGCTGCCATGAGCGACGTCGACCCGAGCGATTCGGGTCTCGCGTCCGGTATCGTCAATACGTCGTTCATGATGGGCGGCGCGCTCGGTCTCGCGGTGCTGGCGAGTCTCGCCGCCGCGCGCAGCGACGCGATGCAGGCATCACAGGGTGCCGTGGCGGCGCTCAACAGCGGCTATCACCTGGCGTTTCTATTCGGCGCGATTTTCGCGGCGTCGGCGGGCGTGCTGGGTGGTTTGCTGCTGCGTCCGGGGCAGCAAGCTGCCGCGAACGCAACACCGGGACACGATGCCGCGCCGTCGGCGCATTCATCTGTCCCGGAGAGCAAAGCGGCGGCGCAGAACTCGTGA
- a CDS encoding MarR family winged helix-turn-helix transcriptional regulator: MTKSTNLKKTAASESKPPRKGVAKPAENVVDLEMSTGADSHMGLRLWLRMLTTTNLVQAELRKRLRTEFDTTLPRFDLMAQLERHPEGLKMTELSRRLMVTGGNVTGITDQLEKEGLVSRDNDPNDRRSISVCLTPAGRKAFDRMAVAHEQWVVELFGGLSLDEKSRTHERLGKLKQHLLDTLKD; the protein is encoded by the coding sequence GTGACCAAGTCAACGAACCTCAAGAAAACCGCGGCGAGCGAGTCGAAACCGCCGCGCAAAGGCGTCGCCAAACCCGCGGAGAACGTCGTGGACCTCGAAATGAGTACGGGCGCCGATAGCCACATGGGTTTGCGTTTGTGGCTGCGCATGCTGACCACCACCAACCTCGTGCAGGCCGAACTGCGCAAGCGCTTGCGTACCGAATTCGACACCACGTTGCCGCGTTTCGATCTGATGGCGCAACTCGAGCGTCATCCCGAAGGCCTGAAGATGACCGAGCTGTCGCGCCGTTTGATGGTGACGGGCGGCAACGTCACCGGCATTACGGACCAGCTCGAAAAAGAAGGGCTCGTTTCGCGCGACAACGATCCGAACGATCGCCGTTCGATCAGCGTGTGCCTGACGCCCGCCGGCCGAAAAGCGTTCGACCGGATGGCGGTCGCGCACGAACAGTGGGTGGTCGAACTGTTCGGCGGCCTGAGCCTCGACGAAAAATCGCGGACCCATGAACGTCTCGGCAAGCTCAAGCAACATTTGCTCGACACGCTGAAAGACTGA
- a CDS encoding RidA family protein, translating to MKKALLPAGWIKPRGYANGVAATGTQVFIAGQIGWDEQARFQTSDFAAQAIQALKNVVAVLHEAGGTPAHLVRMTWYVTDKREYLAALKDIGRAFRELIGDYDIAMSAVQVVALIEDEAKVEIEATAVIPQ from the coding sequence ATGAAAAAAGCTCTTCTCCCCGCCGGTTGGATCAAACCGCGTGGCTACGCGAACGGCGTCGCGGCCACCGGCACGCAGGTGTTCATTGCCGGCCAGATCGGCTGGGACGAACAGGCGCGTTTCCAGACCAGCGACTTCGCGGCGCAAGCCATCCAGGCGCTCAAGAACGTGGTGGCCGTGCTGCACGAAGCGGGCGGCACACCGGCGCACCTGGTGCGAATGACGTGGTACGTCACGGACAAACGCGAGTATCTCGCGGCGCTGAAAGACATTGGCCGTGCGTTTCGCGAGCTGATCGGCGACTACGACATCGCGATGAGCGCGGTGCAGGTCGTCGCGCTGATCGAAGACGAAGCCAAGGTCGAGATTGAAGCGACCGCGGTGATTCCGCAGTAA
- a CDS encoding acyl-CoA dehydrogenase family protein, which yields MSADNHTDLHSALAWPFFEPRHRELATGIETWCRANLGHESHDDVDATCRHLVRELGAAGWLKYGVGGVAYGGHGDTIDTRAVCLLRETLAKHSGLADFALAMQGLGSGAISLGGTHEQKTRYLPRVANGTALAAFALSEPEAGSDVAAMALSAREDGDAYVLDGDKTWISNGGIANFYVVFARTGEAPGARGITAFIVDADTPGLEIAERIDVIAPHPLARLHFAGARVPRSQMLGAPGEGFKLAMRTLDIFRTSVAAASLGFARHAMAEGLARASSRKMFGQTLGDFQLTQAKLAQMALTIDSSALLVYRAAWLRDQGANVTREAAMAKWQASEGAQQVIDAAVQLFGGMGVQSGTAVEMLYREIRALRIYEGATEVQQLIIGRDLLKAHAAEAGRGDTK from the coding sequence TTGAGCGCCGATAACCATACGGATCTGCATAGCGCGTTGGCGTGGCCGTTCTTCGAGCCGCGTCACCGCGAATTGGCCACGGGTATCGAAACATGGTGCCGGGCGAATCTCGGCCATGAATCGCACGACGACGTCGACGCCACCTGCCGCCACCTGGTGCGTGAACTCGGCGCGGCCGGCTGGCTGAAATACGGCGTGGGCGGCGTGGCCTACGGCGGCCACGGCGATACGATCGACACGCGCGCCGTCTGTCTGCTGCGCGAAACGCTCGCCAAACATTCGGGTCTCGCGGACTTCGCGTTGGCAATGCAAGGCCTCGGTTCGGGCGCCATTTCGCTTGGCGGCACGCATGAACAAAAAACCCGCTACTTGCCGCGCGTAGCCAACGGCACGGCGCTCGCCGCGTTCGCGTTGTCGGAGCCCGAGGCCGGCTCGGACGTCGCCGCAATGGCGCTCTCCGCTCGCGAAGACGGCGACGCTTACGTGCTCGACGGCGACAAGACGTGGATCTCGAACGGCGGCATCGCCAATTTCTACGTGGTGTTCGCCAGAACCGGCGAAGCGCCGGGCGCGCGCGGCATCACCGCGTTTATCGTCGACGCGGACACGCCGGGGCTTGAAATCGCCGAACGTATCGACGTGATCGCGCCGCATCCGCTCGCGCGTCTGCATTTCGCGGGTGCACGCGTGCCGCGCAGCCAGATGCTCGGCGCGCCTGGCGAGGGTTTCAAACTCGCGATGCGCACGCTGGATATTTTCCGCACGTCGGTGGCGGCCGCGTCGCTGGGATTCGCGCGTCATGCCATGGCGGAAGGCCTCGCTCGCGCTTCGTCGCGCAAGATGTTCGGGCAGACGCTCGGCGATTTTCAGCTGACGCAAGCCAAGCTCGCGCAGATGGCGTTGACGATCGACAGCAGCGCGCTGCTCGTCTACCGCGCCGCCTGGTTGCGCGATCAGGGCGCAAACGTCACGCGCGAAGCCGCCATGGCGAAGTGGCAGGCAAGCGAAGGCGCGCAGCAGGTGATCGACGCGGCCGTGCAACTGTTCGGCGGCATGGGCGTGCAGAGCGGCACCGCGGTCGAGATGCTGTATCGCGAGATTCGTGCGCTGCGCATTTACGAAGGCGCGACCGAGGTGCAGCAGTTGATTATCGGCCGCGATCTGTTGAAAGCGCATGCCGCTGAAGCCGGCCGGGGCGACACGAAATGA
- a CDS encoding glutathione S-transferase — MLTVHHLNNSRSQRVLWLLEELGVPYEIKRYQRDPKTMLAPPELRAVHPLGKSPVITDDGQTVAESGAIIEYLIGKYGQGRFAPAPGTPEHLRYTYWLHYAEGSVMPPLLLKLVALRIAGAPMPFFAKPIARKIAATLQSTFIDPQLKLHLGYIDKELSATGWFVGNDFTAADVQMSFPLEAATARGGMEGQIPAITGFLKRIHARPAYQRALERGGKYEIIGGD, encoded by the coding sequence ATGCTGACTGTCCATCATCTGAACAACTCCCGCTCGCAACGCGTGTTGTGGCTGCTCGAAGAACTCGGCGTTCCGTACGAGATCAAGCGGTACCAGCGCGACCCGAAAACCATGCTGGCGCCGCCGGAGTTGCGCGCGGTGCATCCGCTCGGCAAGTCGCCCGTTATTACCGACGACGGCCAGACCGTCGCCGAATCGGGCGCGATCATCGAATATCTGATCGGCAAATATGGCCAGGGCCGCTTTGCGCCGGCGCCGGGTACGCCCGAGCATCTGCGCTACACGTACTGGCTGCACTATGCGGAAGGCTCGGTCATGCCGCCGCTGCTGTTGAAGCTGGTGGCGCTGCGCATTGCCGGTGCGCCGATGCCATTCTTCGCGAAGCCGATTGCCCGCAAGATCGCCGCGACGCTGCAATCGACCTTTATCGACCCGCAGTTGAAGTTACATCTCGGCTACATCGATAAGGAGTTGAGCGCGACCGGCTGGTTCGTCGGCAACGACTTCACCGCCGCCGACGTGCAGATGAGCTTTCCGCTCGAAGCTGCCACCGCGCGCGGCGGCATGGAAGGCCAGATTCCCGCGATCACCGGCTTCCTCAAGCGCATTCACGCGCGGCCGGCTTATCAGCGTGCGCTGGAACGCGGCGGCAAGTACGAAATCATCGGCGGCGACTGA
- a CDS encoding SDR family NAD(P)-dependent oxidoreductase has protein sequence MNTATHNSTTLAGQHAVVTGGGSGIGAAVAQTLLRAGARVTLMGRNAERLAAQREQCQALGDVTCISVDVTQEESVANAFAQAGAVDILVNNAGQAQAAPFTHTDMALWQRMLDVNLTGVFLGTRAVLPGMLERGHGRIVNVASTAGQIGYAYVAAYCAAKHGVIGLTRSLALEVATKGITVNAVCPGYTETELLHASLEQITSKTSRTEQQARDTLLRSNPQRRFVSPQQVADAVLWLCQPGSDAITGQSLSISGGEVM, from the coding sequence GTGAATACGGCAACTCACAACTCGACAACGCTCGCAGGACAACATGCGGTGGTGACCGGCGGCGGCAGCGGCATCGGCGCGGCTGTAGCGCAAACGCTGCTGCGCGCCGGTGCGCGTGTCACCCTGATGGGCCGCAACGCGGAACGGCTAGCGGCACAGCGGGAACAATGCCAGGCGCTCGGCGACGTGACCTGCATCAGCGTGGATGTCACGCAGGAAGAGTCTGTCGCGAATGCGTTCGCTCAAGCGGGCGCGGTGGACATCCTCGTCAACAACGCCGGTCAGGCACAAGCCGCGCCGTTCACGCATACCGACATGGCGCTGTGGCAGCGCATGCTCGACGTGAACCTCACCGGCGTGTTTCTCGGCACGCGCGCGGTGCTGCCCGGCATGCTCGAACGTGGCCATGGGCGCATCGTCAACGTCGCGAGTACGGCGGGACAAATCGGCTACGCCTACGTGGCCGCGTATTGCGCCGCCAAACACGGCGTGATCGGCCTGACCCGCTCGCTCGCGCTCGAAGTCGCGACCAAAGGCATCACCGTCAACGCCGTCTGCCCCGGCTACACGGAAACCGAACTGCTGCACGCATCGCTCGAACAGATCACCAGCAAGACCTCGCGCACCGAACAGCAGGCGCGCGACACCTTGCTGCGTTCGAATCCGCAACGTCGCTTCGTGAGTCCGCAACAAGTCGCCGACGCCGTGCTCTGGCTGTGTCAGCCGGGCTCGGACGCGATCACGGGGCAATCCCTGTCCATCTCCGGTGGAGAAGTCATGTGA
- a CDS encoding AraC family transcriptional regulator: MDPVGKALWFIESHFADALTLDDIADCGCVSRFHMARAFEAATGLSVMRYVRARRLSEAARRLAGGAPEILAVAIDAGYGSHEAFTRAFREQFGLAPEALRARGHLDNLALVEPIKMDETLLTHLEPPRFVDGEPLLVAGLGERYTCDTSTAIPSQWQRFNAYFGKVPGQVGGVAYGVGYNADEAGNFDYLCGVEVSDFSALPAEFSRVRIPAQRYAVFSHREHVSTIRRTMNTIWNQWLPASGHTPADAPHFERYDEKFDPISGMGGLEIWLPLKG; encoded by the coding sequence ATGGACCCGGTTGGAAAAGCGCTCTGGTTTATCGAAAGTCACTTTGCCGACGCGTTGACGCTCGACGACATTGCCGACTGCGGCTGCGTATCGCGCTTTCACATGGCGCGCGCTTTCGAAGCGGCCACCGGGCTTTCGGTCATGCGCTACGTTCGCGCACGTCGTCTGAGCGAAGCCGCACGGCGTCTTGCCGGCGGAGCGCCCGAGATACTGGCGGTCGCGATCGACGCCGGTTACGGCTCCCACGAAGCATTCACGCGTGCGTTTCGCGAGCAATTCGGGCTCGCGCCCGAAGCGTTGCGCGCGCGAGGTCATCTCGACAACCTTGCACTCGTGGAGCCGATCAAAATGGACGAAACTCTTCTCACGCATCTGGAACCGCCGCGCTTTGTGGACGGCGAGCCGCTACTCGTCGCCGGTTTGGGCGAGCGCTATACGTGCGATACCAGCACCGCGATTCCGTCGCAGTGGCAGCGCTTCAACGCTTATTTCGGCAAGGTGCCGGGACAGGTGGGCGGCGTCGCCTACGGCGTCGGCTACAACGCCGACGAAGCCGGCAATTTCGACTACCTGTGCGGCGTCGAGGTCAGTGACTTTTCGGCCTTGCCGGCGGAGTTCAGCCGCGTGCGGATTCCCGCGCAACGGTATGCGGTGTTTAGCCATCGCGAGCATGTGTCGACGATTCGTCGAACCATGAATACGATCTGGAATCAATGGCTGCCGGCGTCGGGACACACACCGGCGGATGCGCCGCATTTCGAGCGCTATGACGAGAAATTCGATCCAATCAGCGGCATGGGTGGGTTGGAAATCTGGTTGCCGTTGAAGGGCTGA
- a CDS encoding enoyl-CoA hydratase family protein produces MTRSNADALLAGNRLTLAGYEAQHFGWHVADKVATITLNRPERKNPLTFESYAELRDLFRQLSYATDIKAVVIHGAGDNFCSGGDVHDIIAPLIDLPMPELLLFTRMTGDLVKAMRHCPQPIIAAVDGICAGAGAILAMSSDMRLGTARSKLAFLFSRVGLAGCDMGACAMLPRIIGQGRAAELLFTGRSASGDEGHAWGFYNRLCEPAALLEDAQKLAADLVAGPTFAHGITKKMLHQEWSMSIDEAIESEAQAQAICMSTRDFERAYSAFAAKSRPVFEGD; encoded by the coding sequence ATGACACGATCCAACGCCGACGCGCTGCTAGCCGGCAACCGTTTGACGCTCGCCGGTTACGAAGCTCAGCACTTCGGCTGGCACGTCGCCGATAAGGTCGCGACGATCACGCTGAACCGTCCCGAACGCAAGAACCCGCTGACCTTCGAGTCGTATGCGGAGTTGCGCGACCTGTTCCGCCAACTGAGCTACGCGACCGACATCAAGGCCGTGGTGATTCACGGCGCAGGCGACAATTTCTGCTCCGGTGGCGACGTACACGACATCATCGCGCCGCTGATCGATCTGCCGATGCCGGAATTGCTGCTCTTCACGCGCATGACCGGCGACCTCGTCAAAGCCATGCGCCATTGCCCGCAACCGATCATCGCCGCCGTCGATGGTATCTGCGCCGGCGCGGGCGCGATCCTCGCGATGTCGTCCGATATGCGCCTGGGCACCGCGCGCAGCAAGCTCGCGTTTCTGTTCTCGCGCGTCGGCCTGGCCGGCTGCGATATGGGCGCTTGCGCGATGCTGCCGCGCATCATCGGTCAAGGCCGCGCCGCCGAATTGCTGTTCACCGGTCGCTCGGCAAGCGGTGACGAAGGTCACGCATGGGGTTTCTACAACCGCCTGTGCGAACCCGCCGCGCTGCTTGAAGACGCGCAGAAGCTCGCCGCCGATCTGGTCGCCGGCCCAACCTTCGCGCACGGCATCACGAAGAAGATGCTGCACCAGGAATGGAGCATGAGCATCGACGAAGCAATCGAATCGGAAGCGCAAGCGCAGGCGATCTGCATGAGCACGCGCGACTTCGAACGCGCGTACAGCGCGTTTGCCGCGAAATCGCGTCCGGTGTTCGAAGGAGATTGA